In Gammaproteobacteria bacterium, one DNA window encodes the following:
- a CDS encoding thiamine pyrophosphate-binding protein, translating into MTTATALKSRTAEDTLARKSRDEDVISGGHLAARALANEGVDTVFTLCGGHIIDTYDGCIDEDIRIIDVRHEQVAAHAADGYARQTGGLGCVITTAGPGFTNALTGIATAFRSESPVLHIGGQGALTQHKMGSLQDLPHVNIARPITKFSGGVRSTERIADMVSMAARECFAGTPGPSYLEIPRDILDREIPLASATIPEPGRYRASTRSVGDPRDIERLADLLVKSERPAILFGQQVWGCRAHQEAWDLVRTLNIPTFTNGASRGLLGPDDPHYFHRTRGAAFGNADVIVIVGTPFDFRMGYGKRLPAGAKVVQIDLDYRTVGKNRDVDLGVVGHPGAVMEAVLAEASTNLGDGPARRLGWMKELRAIEEQKTEKLMPLFLSDADPIHPYRVAWELNEFLTEDTVYIGDGGDVVTISAQAVKPRAPGNWMDPGALGGLGVGTGFAMAAKLAHPNKEILCYYGDGSFGMTAFDMETCNRFGAPYIAVIGNNSAMNQIRYGQLAKYGQERGNVGNLLGDVPFSKFAEMLGGYGEEVRDPSQIQPALQRARESVRSSGKSAVINIWVDPGEWAPGTKRQTMYK; encoded by the coding sequence ATGACGACCGCAACCGCACTGAAATCCAGGACCGCCGAAGACACGCTGGCTCGCAAGAGCCGCGACGAGGACGTCATCTCGGGCGGACACCTGGCCGCCCGGGCGCTGGCCAACGAGGGCGTCGACACCGTCTTCACGCTGTGCGGCGGGCACATCATCGACACCTACGACGGGTGCATCGACGAGGATATCCGCATCATCGACGTGCGGCACGAGCAGGTCGCCGCGCACGCGGCCGACGGGTACGCGCGCCAGACCGGCGGGCTCGGGTGCGTGATCACCACGGCGGGCCCGGGCTTCACCAACGCGCTCACCGGGATCGCCACCGCGTTCCGGTCGGAGAGCCCGGTGCTGCACATCGGCGGGCAGGGCGCGCTCACCCAGCACAAGATGGGGTCGCTTCAGGACCTGCCCCACGTCAACATCGCGCGCCCGATCACCAAGTTCTCGGGCGGGGTCCGCTCCACCGAGCGCATCGCGGACATGGTGTCGATGGCCGCGCGCGAATGCTTCGCGGGCACACCCGGGCCGAGCTACCTCGAGATTCCGCGCGACATCCTGGACCGCGAGATCCCGCTGGCCAGCGCGACCATCCCCGAGCCGGGCCGCTACCGCGCCTCGACCCGCTCCGTGGGCGACCCCCGCGACATCGAGCGCCTCGCCGACCTGCTGGTCAAATCCGAGCGCCCCGCCATCCTCTTCGGGCAGCAGGTGTGGGGCTGCCGCGCCCACCAGGAGGCCTGGGACCTGGTTCGCACGCTGAACATCCCGACCTTCACCAACGGCGCCTCCCGCGGGCTGCTCGGCCCGGACGATCCCCACTACTTCCACCGCACCCGCGGTGCCGCCTTCGGCAACGCCGACGTGATCGTGATCGTGGGCACCCCCTTCGACTTCCGCATGGGGTACGGCAAGCGGCTGCCCGCCGGCGCCAAGGTAGTCCAGATCGACCTCGACTACCGCACGGTGGGCAAGAACCGCGACGTGGACCTCGGGGTGGTGGGCCATCCCGGCGCCGTCATGGAGGCGGTGCTCGCGGAGGCCAGCACCAACCTCGGCGACGGCCCGGCCCGCCGCCTGGGCTGGATGAAGGAGCTGCGCGCCATCGAGGAGCAGAAGACCGAGAAGCTGATGCCGCTCTTCCTCTCCGACGCCGACCCAATCCATCCCTATCGGGTGGCGTGGGAGCTGAACGAGTTCCTCACCGAGGACACCGTCTACATCGGCGACGGCGGCGATGTCGTGACCATCAGCGCCCAGGCGGTCAAGCCGCGCGCGCCGGGCAACTGGATGGATCCGGGCGCCCTGGGCGGACTCGGCGTCGGCACCGGCTTCGCCATGGCGGCCAAGCTCGCGCATCCGAACAAGGAGATCCTCTGCTACTACGGCGACGGCTCCTTCGGCATGACCGCCTTCGACATGGAGACCTGCAACCGCTTCGGCGCGCCCTACATCGCCGTCATCGGCAACAACTCGGCGATGAACCAGATCCGCTACGGGCAACTGGCCAAGTACGGGCAGGAGCGCGGCAACGTGGGCAACCTGCTGGGCGACGTGCCCTTCTCGAAGTTCGCGGAGATGCTGGGTGGATACGGCGAGGAGGTGCGCGATCCAAGCCAGATCCAGCCGGCCCTCCAGCGGGCGCGCGAGTCGGTGCGCAGCAGTGGCAAGTCGGCGGTCATCAACATCTGGGTGGATCCCGGCGAATGGGCGCCGGGCACCAAGCGCCAGACGATGTACAAGTAG
- a CDS encoding DUF2384 domain-containing protein, with protein sequence MRYPPPESRSALNRLLVREGAVALVRNGLPFSTLDEVAAAAGVGRLALARVIDLSPTTLARRRNAGVLTPEESDRLVRVARLVALVHDMMLGDGKAASRWLRDPHDLLEGESPLERASTEVGSREVEQVIGRIRHGIFS encoded by the coding sequence ATGAGATATCCGCCGCCGGAGTCGCGGTCAGCCCTGAACCGTCTTCTCGTTCGCGAGGGAGCGGTGGCCCTGGTACGGAACGGCCTCCCGTTCTCGACGCTGGACGAGGTCGCGGCCGCCGCTGGAGTGGGGCGCCTTGCTCTCGCGCGGGTCATCGATCTGTCCCCCACCACCCTGGCCCGGCGGCGCAACGCGGGAGTGCTGACCCCGGAGGAGTCGGATCGCCTGGTGCGCGTGGCCCGTCTGGTGGCGTTGGTCCACGACATGATGCTGGGCGATGGCAAAGCGGCCAGCCGCTGGCTCAGGGATCCGCACGATCTGCTCGAGGGCGAGTCACCGCTTGAACGGGCATCCACGGAGGTGGGGAGCCGCGAAGTGGAACAGGTCATCGGACGGATTCGCCACGGGATTTTCAGCTAG
- a CDS encoding NAD(P)H-quinone oxidoreductase: MKAVLMDGFGDAGVLRWGDAPRPEPGPGQVLIEVVATSVNRADVSQREGKYPPPPGESEILGLEVAGVVRETGAGVERFRPGDRVMTLVAGGGYAEFACAYEDHLVRVPEALSWEEAACVCETYVTAYLNLFMLGGLGDGEAVLLHGGGGGVNTAAIHLCRTLVPATRMVVTASPGKVERVRAMGVHHVVDYTAEEFAPAVRAFTGGRGVDVVLDHIGAAYLNGNLKAMAPGGRLVVIGLMGGLKAELNLALLMVKRHTVIGSVLRSRPVPEKADIMAEFERVVVPHFAARRIVPLIDKVLPLRDAAEAHRQMEASAHFGKLVLRVREE; this comes from the coding sequence ATGAAGGCCGTATTGATGGACGGTTTCGGGGATGCCGGCGTGTTGCGCTGGGGTGATGCCCCCAGGCCGGAGCCGGGTCCGGGCCAGGTGCTCATCGAGGTGGTGGCGACTTCGGTCAATCGGGCGGACGTCAGCCAGCGGGAGGGGAAGTACCCTCCGCCCCCGGGCGAGTCGGAGATCCTGGGCCTCGAGGTGGCGGGCGTGGTGCGCGAAACGGGCGCCGGGGTCGAACGCTTCCGGCCCGGCGACCGGGTGATGACGCTGGTGGCCGGCGGGGGGTACGCCGAGTTCGCGTGCGCCTACGAGGACCACCTGGTGCGGGTCCCCGAGGCTCTCTCATGGGAGGAGGCCGCGTGCGTGTGCGAGACCTACGTGACCGCGTACCTCAACCTGTTCATGCTGGGCGGCCTCGGCGACGGGGAGGCGGTGCTGCTGCACGGTGGTGGAGGCGGGGTGAACACGGCGGCCATCCACCTGTGCCGTACGCTGGTCCCGGCCACGCGCATGGTCGTGACCGCCTCGCCGGGCAAGGTGGAGCGGGTGCGGGCGATGGGAGTGCACCACGTGGTGGACTACACGGCCGAGGAGTTCGCCCCGGCGGTGCGCGCCTTCACGGGGGGGCGGGGGGTGGATGTGGTGCTCGACCACATCGGCGCGGCCTACCTCAACGGCAACCTTAAGGCCATGGCGCCCGGCGGCCGCCTCGTCGTGATCGGCCTGATGGGCGGGCTCAAGGCCGAACTCAACCTGGCCCTGCTGATGGTGAAGCGGCACACGGTCATCGGCTCGGTGCTGCGCTCGCGTCCGGTGCCCGAGAAAGCCGACATCATGGCCGAGTTCGAGCGGGTGGTGGTGCCGCATTTCGCCGCGCGGCGCATCGTGCCTCTGATTGACAAGGTCTTGCCACTGAGGGATGCCGCCGAAGCGCACCGCCAGATGGAGGCGAGCGCACACTTCGGCAAGTTGGTGCTGAGAGTGCGGGAGGAGTAG
- a CDS encoding DUF2911 domain-containing protein: protein MKLFTPLTAAFALALLPACAQEAAEEAASDEMAMESMAQEPDCFVRGDLEGRLSSLESASTSFGDVMVKVCYGAPLRRDPNNPDVTREIMGALVPYDAPWRMGANEATAIYLSAGASVGGIALDAGAYSIYATPTMGDWTVHINSVNERWGIPIGPEVTANDVGSFTVTPGMVGDAVDQLRYTFSDADGGADLVMEWEQTSISIPIRSG, encoded by the coding sequence ATGAAGCTCTTCACGCCCCTGACAGCCGCGTTCGCCCTCGCCCTCCTCCCCGCCTGCGCGCAGGAAGCCGCGGAAGAGGCTGCTTCTGACGAAATGGCCATGGAGTCCATGGCGCAGGAGCCCGACTGCTTCGTGCGCGGTGACCTGGAGGGCCGGCTCAGTTCGCTCGAGTCCGCCTCCACGTCGTTCGGCGACGTGATGGTGAAGGTCTGTTACGGCGCACCGCTGCGCCGGGACCCCAACAACCCCGACGTGACCCGGGAGATCATGGGCGCCCTGGTCCCTTATGACGCCCCCTGGCGCATGGGAGCCAACGAAGCGACCGCGATCTACCTTAGCGCGGGCGCGAGCGTGGGCGGCATCGCCCTGGACGCCGGCGCGTACTCCATCTACGCCACGCCCACCATGGGCGACTGGACCGTCCACATCAACTCGGTCAACGAGCGCTGGGGCATCCCGATCGGCCCCGAGGTGACGGCTAACGACGTGGGCAGCTTCACGGTGACGCCGGGCATGGTGGGCGACGCGGTCGATCAGCTTCGCTACACCTTCTCGGACGCCGACGGCGGCGCCGACCTGGTCATGGAGTGGGAGCAGACCAGCATCAGCATCCCGATCCGTTCGGGCTGA